From the Daucus carota subsp. sativus chromosome 8, DH1 v3.0, whole genome shotgun sequence genome, one window contains:
- the LOC108199706 gene encoding uncharacterized protein LOC108199706, whose protein sequence is MERRKGETGDSDTKEFEENGEVAKETLERVAAAKKYIESHYKSHMKHIQDRRQRRALLEMKLNSSDVSEEERQNLLKELERTETEYMRIKRQKFCVDDFELLTIIGRGAFGEVRVCREKKSGNIYAMKKLKKSEMLSRGQVEHVKSERNLLAEVNSQFIVKLYYSFQDADYLYLILEYLPGGDMMNLLIKEETLTETVARFYIAQTVLAIESIHKHNYIHRDIKPDNLLLDKDGHMKLSDFGLCKPLDCTNLTTISENESLVSKSNSDSAKKSFWKSPREKLQHWQLNRRTLAFSTVGTPDYIAPEVLLKKGYSLECDWWSLGAIMYEMLVGYPPFYTDDPMSTCRKIVNWRSTLKFPDDARLTPEAKDLICKLLCSVEHRLGADQIKAHPWFKDTVWDKLYEMEAAFKPEVNGELDTQNFYQFDEEIEDTTPTRTGSGRFSKMKDLNFVGYTYKNFEAVKGLRRSGRSTSPDRQSTDSPLGDSPIGNAGK, encoded by the exons ATGGAGAGAAGGAAAGGAGAGACAGGGGATTCTGATACAaaagaatttgaagaaaatGGAGAGGTGGCAAAAGAGACATTGGAGAGAGTCGCTGCTGCTAAGAAATATATTGAGAGCCACTATAAATCTCACATGAAACACATTCAGGACCGCAGGCAAag GCGTGCTTTACTTGAAATGAAGTTAAATTCATCAGATGTCTCAGAGGAGGAGCGACAGAATCTCTTGAAAGAGTTGGAGCGTACGGAGACAGAGTATATGCGAATTAAAAGGCAAAAATTTTGTGTTGATGATTTTGAACTTCTAACAATCATTGGGAGAGGAGCCTTTGGAGAG GTGAGAGTGTGTCGAGAGAAGAAATCTGGAAACATATATGCAATGAAGAAGCTAAAGAAATCAGAAATGTTAAGCAGGGGACAG GTTGAACATGTTAAATCTGAAAGAAATTTGCTTGCTGAAGTAAATAGCCAATTCATTGTGAAACTATATTACTCGTTTCAAGATGCCGACTACTTGTATCTAATATTGGAGTACCTTCCCGGTGGTGACATGATGAATTTGCTGATTAAAGAAGAAACTTTAACTGAAACCGTTGCTAGATTTTACATTGCGCAAACTGTTTTGGCCATAGAGTCTATTCACAAGCATAACTATATTCACAG AGACATTAAACCTGATAATCTTTTATTAGATAAAGATGGTCACATGAAgctctctgattttggtctctGCAAGCCTCTTGACTGTACAAATTTAACTACTATTAGTGAGAATGAATCACTTGTCAGTAAAAGCAATTCAGATAGTGCGAAAAAGAGCTTTTGGAAGAGCCCTCGGGAAAAACTTCAACACTGGCAACTAAATAGGAGGACGCTG GCATTTTCAACTGTTGGAACACCAGATTATATAGCCCCAGAAGTACTATTGAAGAAAGGCTACAGTTTAGAATGTGACTG GTGGTCGCTTGGTGCTATAATGTACGAGATGCTTGTTGGTTATCCCCCATTCTATACAGACGACCCAATGTCAACTTGCAGGAAG attGTCAATTGGAGAAGTACTTTAAAGTTTCCAGACGATGCGAGATTGACTCCTGAAGCAAAAGATCTGATCTGCAAGTTGCTTTGCAGTGTTGAGCACCGGCTGGGAGCAGATCAAATCAAA GCTCATCCTTGGTTTAAAGACACTGTGTGGGACAAACTCTATGAAATGGAGGCAGCTTTTAAACCAGAGGTGAATGGGGAACTTGATACCCAGAATTTTTATCAATTTGATGAGGAG ATTGAAGATACAACGCCAACAAGGACCGGTTCTGGACGCTTTAGTAAG ATGAAAGATCTGAATTTTGTTGGCTATACCTACAAGAATTTTGAGGCTGTCAAAGGGTTACGGCGTTCTG GAAGGAGTACATCACCGGATCGTCAGTCTACTGATTCTCCTTTAG GTGATTCTCCAATAGGTAATGCTGGCAAATAG